One part of the Bacillus sp. FJAT-27916 genome encodes these proteins:
- the ltrA gene encoding group II intron reverse transcriptase/maturase has translation MKLGNADGGKASYQLLPLLGTHLLNVQSLIQCHHELPNNKATGVNGTTKEQYAESLEENIMDLTNRLKSKSYRPVPVRRMYIPKLNSNKKRPLGIPEHEDKIVQKGIAKVLNAIYKNDFLDCSFGFRPNRNCHDALKILNFYVEKRLVSYVVDVDIKGFFDNVDHKWMMEFLKHRITDPSLLRIISRFLKGGYMEEGRRYKTDKGTPQGGVISPILANVYLHYVLDLWFEKVVRKQCEGQAYMVRYADDFVCCFQHKREAIQFYESLKLRLKKFNLEIAEDKTKVIPFGRFAENNAKRTGNGKPATFDFLGFTHYCGKSKQGKFRVKRKSSRKKVQGKLKESKEWLKSNRNKNIHLIMERFRRSLVGYYNYYCITDNSRTVNDFKEKIEILLFKWLNRRSQRKSFTWDKFRLFLQMFLLPKPRIRVNIYELRKEISYIL, from the coding sequence ATGAAGTTGGGTAATGCCGATGGAGGAAAGGCTAGCTACCAGTTATTGCCCTTATTAGGGACACATTTACTAAATGTGCAATCACTCATTCAATGTCATCATGAGCTGCCAAACAATAAGGCAACTGGTGTGAACGGTACAACGAAAGAGCAATATGCTGAAAGTCTTGAAGAAAACATAATGGACTTAACAAACAGACTTAAAAGCAAAAGTTATCGTCCAGTTCCGGTTAGAAGAATGTATATTCCAAAGCTTAACTCTAATAAGAAAAGGCCATTAGGAATACCGGAACATGAGGATAAAATTGTCCAGAAAGGCATTGCAAAAGTGCTAAATGCTATCTATAAGAATGACTTTCTAGACTGCTCTTTTGGGTTTCGACCAAACAGAAACTGTCATGATGCGTTAAAGATACTAAACTTTTATGTAGAAAAAAGATTAGTAAGCTATGTAGTAGATGTAGATATCAAAGGCTTCTTCGATAATGTTGACCACAAATGGATGATGGAGTTCTTGAAACATAGAATAACGGATCCTAGCCTCCTGAGAATAATCAGTAGGTTCCTCAAAGGTGGTTACATGGAGGAAGGCAGGAGATACAAAACAGATAAGGGTACACCGCAAGGTGGAGTAATATCTCCTATCTTGGCTAATGTGTACCTTCATTATGTACTCGACTTATGGTTTGAGAAAGTGGTTAGGAAACAATGTGAAGGACAGGCATACATGGTAAGATATGCGGATGATTTTGTTTGTTGTTTTCAACACAAAAGGGAAGCTATACAATTCTACGAGTCATTAAAACTGAGATTGAAGAAATTTAACTTGGAAATAGCTGAGGATAAGACCAAGGTTATTCCCTTCGGGAGATTTGCAGAAAATAACGCGAAACGAACAGGGAATGGTAAGCCTGCAACCTTCGATTTCCTTGGATTTACGCATTATTGTGGAAAAAGTAAACAAGGAAAATTTCGTGTAAAACGGAAATCGAGCAGAAAGAAAGTCCAAGGCAAGCTGAAAGAATCTAAGGAATGGTTGAAGTCTAATAGAAATAAAAATATCCATTTAATCATGGAGAGATTTAGACGTTCTCTAGTAGGATACTACAACTATTACTGCATCACAGATAATTCTCGAACGGTTAATGACTTCAAAGAGAAAATCGAAATTTTACTATTTAAATGGCTGAATAGAAGGAGCCAAAGAAAGTCCTTTACATGGGATAAATTCAGGCTATTCCTTCAAATGTTCCTACTTCCTAAACCAAGAATCAGGGTCAATATTTATGAATTAAGGAAAGAAATTAGCTATATTCTGTAA
- a CDS encoding helix-turn-helix domain-containing protein, whose protein sequence is MGQKSISGIVGGILIAVSIVVGAFLISDSSSIATTSNEEEVSTEKSVFTIDDLAEYLSVSTKDIEEIIEKRDIEKASIEEGNFDTYKYIPYLTISGEVRFLKSEIDKWLEYHSKNNFHS, encoded by the coding sequence ATGGGCCAAAAGAGTATATCTGGTATTGTAGGAGGAATTTTGATAGCGGTAAGTATTGTAGTCGGGGCTTTCTTAATCTCTGATTCTTCATCTATTGCTACTACAAGTAATGAAGAAGAAGTATCAACAGAGAAAAGTGTATTCACTATTGATGACCTGGCTGAATATTTATCTGTAAGCACTAAAGACATAGAAGAAATTATTGAAAAAAGGGATATAGAGAAAGCATCTATTGAAGAGGGAAATTTTGATACCTATAAATATATTCCTTATCTGACTATTTCGGGTGAAGTCCGTTTCTTGAAAAGCGAAATAGACAAATGGCTAGAATATCATTCGAAAAATAATTTTCATTCTTGA
- the yeiL gene encoding transcriptional regulator YeiL yields MEIYKGEKREQYIQQHSIAHLFASSVEKMIEVHEYKRDEWIIWEGQRSEYLFYVMEGKAKIYVTHQNGKASLLNFVHTNEFIGEMELLHEVYYTRGVQAATRTVCLALPFHPCRSELLEDAKFLRELTKVLSVKATIMAERYSQTLAYPLENRLADFILQTADEGLYREKHVIVCDYLGVSYRHLLHVLAQFCEKGYLEKERRYYLIKDEESLYRLAGMLKN; encoded by the coding sequence ATGGAAATCTATAAAGGTGAGAAAAGGGAGCAGTATATACAGCAGCATTCGATTGCTCATCTATTCGCTTCTTCAGTTGAGAAAATGATTGAAGTGCATGAATACAAGCGAGATGAATGGATTATTTGGGAAGGTCAGAGATCGGAATATCTCTTCTATGTGATGGAAGGAAAGGCGAAAATCTATGTCACCCATCAGAATGGGAAAGCGTCTCTCTTGAACTTTGTACATACGAATGAATTCATTGGCGAAATGGAGCTCCTGCATGAGGTGTATTATACAAGGGGTGTCCAGGCAGCAACAAGAACGGTATGCCTGGCTCTCCCCTTTCATCCATGCCGCAGCGAGCTGCTTGAGGATGCTAAATTCTTGAGGGAATTAACAAAGGTATTGAGCGTGAAAGCAACCATTATGGCAGAAAGATATTCACAGACTTTAGCCTATCCGCTTGAAAATAGACTGGCCGACTTTATTTTGCAAACGGCAGATGAAGGGCTTTATCGGGAAAAGCATGTTATCGTCTGTGATTACTTAGGGGTATCCTACCGTCATTTATTGCATGTGCTTGCACAGTTTTGTGAGAAGGGATACTTGGAGAAGGAACGGCGATATTACTTGATTAAGGATGAAGAGTCATTATACAGGCTTGCCGGGATGCTGAAGAATTGA
- a CDS encoding DUF4181 domain-containing protein: MEEKGSLVQEGFAAIHTELYGYSFEAVTNKDIWRGLILRLFTILIILFLLLFLIEKLIEKFLGVKRRRISETPGKSVDRWGRTIILIIFLVVYFFALTKGSVDTLKWYWVLFLTVLAGFQIILEWKYLKESKQYISTLISSTICFIFIIFFVIRFYN; encoded by the coding sequence ATGGAAGAAAAGGGCAGTTTAGTGCAAGAAGGATTTGCTGCCATACATACCGAATTATATGGTTATAGCTTTGAAGCTGTGACTAATAAAGATATATGGAGAGGGTTAATTTTGAGACTGTTTACGATTCTTATTATTTTATTTTTATTGTTGTTTTTAATAGAAAAATTGATAGAAAAATTTCTGGGTGTAAAGAGAAGAAGAATTTCCGAAACCCCTGGCAAAAGCGTTGATCGATGGGGGAGAACGATAATACTCATTATTTTTTTGGTCGTCTATTTCTTTGCTCTAACAAAGGGGTCGGTTGACACCCTAAAATGGTATTGGGTTCTATTTTTAACAGTATTAGCGGGGTTTCAAATTATATTGGAATGGAAGTATCTAAAAGAATCAAAACAATATATCTCAACACTTATAAGCTCGACGATATGTTTTATTTTCATAATATTCTTTGTTATTCGCTTTTACAACTAA
- a CDS encoding glycerate kinase, producing the protein MKFILAPDSFKESMSAKKACLAMEKGIKTVFPNAECVAVPMADGGEGTVESLVSQSNGEIIHIEVIGPLGEAVTAQYGLISEGQTAVIEMAAASGLELIKPADRNPLLTTTFGTGQLIKDALDRGARRFLIGIGGSATNDGGAGMLQALGVSFKDKDGEELPFGGGALGHLHTIDTSRMDERLKLVQIDVACDVTNPLIGENGASAVFGPQKGATPEMVRLLDCNLAHYAEMIQRQLGKDIAGCEGAGAAGGLGAGLLAFMNADLKKGIDLVIEYTGIENVMKDADYVFTGEGSIDGQTLFGKTPYGVAKIAEKYSIPVIAFAGKVGKGTEELYEHGFHVIIGILKGVTTIEEALESGEENLAFAAENVCRILNITL; encoded by the coding sequence ATGAAATTTATACTAGCACCTGATTCATTTAAAGAAAGTATGTCAGCGAAAAAGGCATGCCTTGCGATGGAGAAAGGGATTAAGACGGTCTTTCCGAATGCCGAATGTGTAGCTGTACCCATGGCAGACGGAGGAGAGGGAACAGTTGAATCCTTGGTAAGCCAGTCAAATGGCGAAATCATTCACATAGAAGTCATTGGTCCATTAGGTGAAGCCGTAACTGCGCAATATGGCCTGATTAGTGAGGGACAGACAGCCGTCATTGAGATGGCTGCAGCTAGCGGACTCGAGTTAATTAAACCGGCTGATAGAAATCCGCTTCTGACCACTACCTTTGGAACAGGTCAACTGATCAAGGATGCTCTGGACAGAGGGGCGAGACGATTTCTGATTGGCATCGGCGGAAGTGCCACCAATGACGGCGGAGCGGGCATGCTTCAGGCATTGGGTGTTTCCTTTAAGGATAAGGATGGAGAAGAGCTGCCCTTTGGCGGCGGAGCGCTTGGGCATCTTCATACCATTGATACAAGCAGAATGGATGAACGACTCAAGTTGGTGCAAATCGATGTCGCCTGTGATGTGACCAATCCCTTGATTGGGGAGAACGGCGCATCAGCCGTTTTTGGTCCGCAAAAGGGAGCAACACCAGAAATGGTCCGCCTGCTCGACTGTAATCTTGCTCATTATGCCGAGATGATTCAAAGGCAGCTTGGAAAAGATATTGCGGGCTGTGAAGGGGCGGGAGCGGCTGGTGGACTGGGCGCAGGTCTTCTTGCCTTCATGAATGCCGATTTGAAAAAAGGAATTGATCTTGTCATTGAATATACAGGCATTGAGAATGTAATGAAGGATGCTGATTATGTGTTTACGGGTGAAGGCAGTATTGACGGTCAAACCTTATTTGGCAAGACGCCCTATGGGGTTGCGAAGATTGCTGAGAAATATTCCATTCCTGTCATTGCCTTTGCTGGCAAGGTAGGCAAAGGAACAGAGGAACTCTATGAACATGGCTTCCATGTTATTATCGGTATCTTAAAAGGTGTGACAACCATAGAGGAAGCTCTTGAATCAGGTGAAGAGAATCTAGCCTTTGCTGCAGAAAATGTATGCCGCATCTTGAACATTACCCTATAA
- a CDS encoding MFS transporter, with translation MNAHRWMSIQFFSFYVTWGIFLPYWTGWLVDVKGVSVAEASLIMSLGLVARGLSTLFVFPYLSGKFTSKAVLNMAGIATVLSILCYIPAESFMSLLIVTLIIHIFYPTLMPALDNAATVLVQNHQLRDYGKSRQWGSTGFIVSGVLLTVFTGMYGDNMILWGLLLTAAISVGLGFMRAPLILSEKPKTDLPQTGGWMKLFRIKNFPLVLMIVILLQAAHASYYNYGYLFLQEIEAPKYLIGVIINIAVIAEIIFFAIADRKFGRFSVGSLLAIASLGSTIRWVLVFAFPNVIMFSVAQLLHSLSFAMGHYAFMKYLIKFIPSAHVAKAQGLYSAFALSWSTAVFTIFGGYLYEIEPQYAFLGMVICTIPSMLLAVYYRKLENKKSISK, from the coding sequence ATGAACGCGCATCGTTGGATGAGTATACAATTCTTTAGTTTTTATGTGACATGGGGAATCTTCCTTCCCTATTGGACAGGCTGGCTGGTAGATGTGAAAGGAGTCTCGGTTGCAGAGGCGAGCTTGATCATGAGCTTAGGCCTTGTAGCAAGAGGGCTTTCTACCTTGTTTGTCTTCCCCTATTTATCAGGGAAGTTCACAAGCAAGGCTGTGCTTAATATGGCGGGGATTGCGACCGTCTTGTCCATTCTATGCTATATTCCGGCCGAATCCTTTATGAGCTTATTGATCGTTACACTGATCATTCATATTTTCTACCCAACATTGATGCCTGCCTTGGATAATGCGGCGACCGTTTTGGTACAGAATCATCAGCTTAGGGATTATGGGAAAAGCCGCCAATGGGGATCAACTGGGTTCATCGTTTCCGGTGTCCTGCTGACCGTCTTTACAGGCATGTATGGCGATAACATGATTTTATGGGGATTATTACTGACAGCCGCCATCTCTGTCGGACTTGGCTTTATGCGTGCACCGCTCATTTTGTCAGAGAAACCAAAGACTGACCTGCCGCAAACAGGCGGATGGATGAAATTATTCCGCATCAAGAACTTCCCATTGGTTCTGATGATTGTCATCCTGCTGCAGGCTGCCCATGCATCCTACTATAATTATGGCTATCTCTTCTTGCAGGAGATTGAAGCACCGAAATATTTAATCGGGGTCATCATCAATATTGCCGTTATTGCGGAGATTATTTTCTTCGCCATCGCGGATCGGAAATTCGGACGCTTCTCTGTCGGCTCACTATTGGCGATTGCCTCACTGGGTTCAACCATTCGCTGGGTGCTCGTATTTGCCTTCCCGAATGTGATCATGTTCTCGGTTGCGCAGCTCTTGCACTCTCTATCATTTGCAATGGGGCATTATGCCTTCATGAAATATTTGATTAAGTTTATCCCATCCGCCCATGTAGCAAAGGCACAGGGCTTATATTCAGCCTTTGCCCTCAGTTGGAGCACAGCTGTGTTTACAATATTTGGCGGATATTTATACGAAATTGAGCCGCAATATGCCTTCTTGGGCATGGTGATATGTACAATACCGTCCATGCTGCTGGCAGTTTATTATCGCAAATTAGAAAATAAAAAGAGCATCAGCAAATGA
- a CDS encoding DUF3021 family protein, translated as MQLLLNGLYRGSIPLGILLIISLSYKLQGQSDDSSAYFFYGLIAFFLGLASVIYQIKQWSFLKQIFAHYMAMLITVFPTLLLSGFYPLDSFKDVFDVYLQFNKVGIILFLTIYFIEYVISRRNSSNSTSI; from the coding sequence TTGCAGTTGCTTTTAAATGGATTATATAGAGGGTCTATTCCATTGGGTATCTTACTAATCATTTCATTGTCGTATAAGTTGCAAGGACAATCAGATGATTCGAGTGCTTATTTTTTTTATGGCCTAATAGCCTTTTTCCTCGGATTGGCAAGTGTTATCTATCAAATTAAACAATGGAGTTTCTTGAAACAAATCTTTGCTCATTATATGGCGATGCTGATTACAGTTTTCCCAACGTTGCTTTTAAGTGGTTTTTATCCGTTAGATTCATTTAAAGATGTATTTGATGTGTACCTCCAATTTAATAAAGTGGGAATTATCTTATTCTTAACTATATATTTTATTGAATATGTTATTTCACGTAGAAATTCTAGTAATAGCACTTCTATATGA